In one window of Streptomyces sp. FXJ1.172 DNA:
- a CDS encoding MFS transporter, whose translation MTGYRSLFRTPEFTPLFLGSAAQTAAQTVGGLALATLVYRATGSPLLSAVSMFGPSLAQVLGATVLLSGADRLPPRTALSAIALVFAAGTAVQALPGLPVGAVFAVVLALGLVASLGGGVRWGLLNEILTEQGTAENAYLPGRSLFNMMSGLMQIAGFATGGVLLTTLSPRVCLLLSAALYLAAALVLRLALTARPPRTAGRPSAAATWRTNALLWSSRSRRLTYLGLWLPNGLVVGCESLYVSYAPHAAGTLFACGAFGMFAGDVTVGRLLPRAVRRRMATPLLLLLATPYLVFAAYPPLPVAMVCVTLASAGFGASLVQQERLMELTPGELAGQALGLHSAGMLTLQGVSAALAGTVAQATSPAAGMTAMAAGSVLVTLALATAARRSPRPEPRRSEPAERAEPVARAASAEAG comes from the coding sequence GCCGCACAGACCGTCGGCGGCCTGGCCCTCGCCACGCTCGTGTACCGGGCGACCGGCTCCCCGCTGCTGTCGGCGGTGAGCATGTTCGGCCCCTCGCTCGCCCAGGTGCTGGGCGCGACCGTCCTGCTGTCCGGCGCGGACCGGCTGCCACCGCGTACGGCCCTGTCCGCGATCGCGCTGGTCTTCGCGGCCGGTACGGCGGTGCAGGCGCTGCCCGGCCTGCCCGTCGGCGCCGTCTTCGCGGTCGTCCTCGCGCTGGGGCTCGTGGCGTCGCTCGGCGGCGGGGTCCGCTGGGGCCTGCTGAACGAGATCCTGACCGAGCAGGGGACTGCCGAGAACGCCTATCTGCCCGGGCGTTCGCTGTTCAACATGATGAGCGGGCTGATGCAGATCGCCGGTTTCGCCACCGGCGGCGTCCTGCTCACCACACTCTCCCCACGGGTCTGTCTGCTGCTGTCGGCGGCCCTGTACCTGGCGGCGGCGCTGGTGCTGCGTCTCGCCCTGACCGCCCGCCCGCCGCGCACCGCGGGCCGGCCGTCGGCGGCGGCGACCTGGCGCACCAACGCCCTGCTGTGGTCGTCCCGTTCGCGCCGGCTCACGTATCTGGGCCTGTGGCTGCCCAACGGCCTGGTGGTCGGCTGCGAGTCGCTGTACGTGTCGTACGCCCCGCACGCGGCCGGCACCCTGTTCGCCTGCGGGGCGTTCGGCATGTTCGCCGGGGACGTGACGGTCGGCCGCCTGCTGCCGCGGGCGGTGCGGCGCCGAATGGCAACCCCCTTGCTGCTGTTGCTGGCGACGCCGTACCTGGTGTTCGCCGCGTACCCGCCGCTGCCGGTGGCGATGGTGTGCGTGACGCTCGCGTCGGCCGGTTTCGGCGCGAGTCTGGTCCAGCAGGAGCGGCTGATGGAGCTGACCCCGGGCGAACTCGCCGGTCAGGCACTGGGGTTGCACTCGGCGGGCATGCTGACCCTGCAGGGCGTGAGCGCGGCGCTGGCCGGCACGGTGGCCCAGGCCACCTCGCCCGCCGCGGGAATGACGGCGATGGCGGCGGGCTCGGTCCTGGTGACCCTGGCGCTGGCTACGGCCGCCCGTCGCTCTCCGCGGCCGGAGCCGCGGCGCTCTGAGCCGGCTGAGCGGGCTGAGCCGGTTGCGCGGGCGGCGTCGGCTGAGGCGGGGTGA
- a CDS encoding slipin family protein yields the protein MEGTVVAVVVVAVLALLVLKSGMRVVNQVERGVVFRWGKALPGHRQPGITFLIPFADRMRKVNVQVVTMPVPTQEGITKDNVSVKVDAVVYFRVVDPVRAAIEVQDYVFAVGQVAQSSLRSIIGKSDLDDLLSDRERLHEGLALMIDSPAAGWGIHIDRVEIKDVQLPESLKRSMSRQAEAERERRARVITADGEFQAAQQLANASRIMSDSPEAMQLRLLQTVVEVAAEKNSTLVMPFPVELLRYFDRAAQKIDADLHLTPPQPTPPAQPAQPAQPAQSAAAPAAESDGRP from the coding sequence ATGGAAGGCACCGTGGTGGCGGTCGTCGTGGTGGCCGTGCTGGCGCTGCTCGTGCTGAAGAGCGGGATGCGGGTCGTCAACCAGGTGGAGCGCGGCGTGGTGTTCCGGTGGGGGAAGGCGCTGCCGGGCCATCGGCAGCCGGGGATCACGTTCCTCATCCCGTTCGCCGACCGGATGCGCAAGGTGAATGTGCAGGTCGTGACCATGCCCGTGCCCACCCAGGAGGGCATCACCAAGGACAACGTGTCGGTCAAGGTCGACGCGGTCGTCTACTTCCGGGTGGTCGACCCGGTGCGCGCCGCCATCGAGGTGCAGGACTACGTCTTCGCCGTCGGGCAGGTCGCCCAGTCCTCCCTTCGGTCCATCATCGGCAAGAGCGACCTGGACGACCTGCTGAGCGACCGGGAGCGGCTGCACGAGGGGCTGGCGCTGATGATCGACAGCCCGGCCGCCGGGTGGGGCATCCACATCGACCGCGTCGAGATCAAGGACGTCCAGCTGCCCGAGTCGCTGAAGCGGTCCATGTCGCGGCAGGCCGAGGCCGAGCGGGAGCGGCGGGCCCGGGTCATCACCGCCGACGGTGAGTTCCAGGCCGCGCAGCAGCTCGCCAACGCCTCCCGGATCATGTCCGACTCACCGGAGGCCATGCAGCTCCGGCTCCTCCAGACCGTCGTCGAAGTGGCCGCCGAGAAGAACTCCACCCTCGTGATGCCGTTCCCCGTCGAGCTGCTGCGCTACTTCGACCGGGCCGCGCAGAAGATCGACGCCGATCTTCACCTCACCCCGCCTCAGCCGACGCCGCCCGCGCAACCGGCTCAGCCCGCTCAGCCGGCTCAGAGCGCCGCGGCTCCGGCCGCGGAGAGCGACGGGCGGCCGTAG
- a CDS encoding restriction endonuclease encodes MHDTATDVVVDDLPKFHEFFAPALAVLAAGETMQTRDIIAEVSDRLGLTSEQRNQVIPSGQRRLDNRVTWALSYLFHAEAVRKPRRGLFEITERGHELAEVHPDGFGLEVLRQFEEFRAFQARSKGSAGAQADGPSSPGGNSDQTPFEQISAAVEQLDADVATELVQRLHAAPPEFLEKAVLRLLVAMGYGGSDEAAVHLGGPGDGGFDGVINQDPLGIGRIYIQAKRYKADNSIGRPDVQAFLGALHHAGAAGGVFITTSRFTPDAVGFARSITPRVILIDGARLGRLMVTHGVGVQERQTFRVVETDEDFFETA; translated from the coding sequence GTGCACGACACTGCGACGGACGTCGTTGTGGATGATCTGCCGAAGTTTCATGAGTTTTTCGCCCCCGCACTAGCCGTCCTGGCAGCCGGGGAGACGATGCAGACTCGTGACATCATCGCCGAGGTCTCCGACCGGCTTGGGTTGACCTCCGAGCAGCGCAACCAGGTCATACCTAGCGGACAGCGACGTCTCGACAATCGCGTGACGTGGGCGTTGAGCTACCTGTTCCATGCTGAAGCCGTCCGGAAGCCCCGCCGTGGTCTGTTCGAGATCACGGAACGGGGACACGAGCTGGCCGAAGTACATCCTGATGGGTTCGGCCTTGAAGTGCTGCGGCAGTTTGAGGAGTTCCGTGCTTTCCAGGCGCGATCCAAAGGATCCGCAGGGGCGCAGGCCGACGGTCCGTCGAGCCCTGGGGGAAACAGCGATCAAACACCTTTCGAGCAGATCAGCGCCGCAGTCGAACAGCTTGATGCCGACGTCGCCACCGAACTGGTGCAGCGTCTTCACGCCGCCCCGCCGGAGTTCTTGGAGAAGGCAGTCCTGCGCCTGCTCGTCGCCATGGGATACGGCGGCAGTGATGAGGCAGCCGTCCATCTCGGCGGTCCCGGGGACGGCGGTTTCGACGGCGTCATCAATCAGGACCCTCTTGGTATCGGCCGTATCTACATCCAGGCCAAGCGTTACAAAGCCGACAACTCCATCGGCAGGCCCGACGTCCAGGCGTTCCTGGGCGCGCTGCACCACGCCGGCGCGGCTGGCGGCGTCTTCATCACCACCAGTCGGTTCACGCCCGACGCCGTCGGCTTCGCCAGGTCCATCACCCCGCGCGTCATCCTCATCGACGGCGCACGTCTCGGACGGCTCATGGTCACTCACGGAGTCGGAGTACAGGAGCGGCAGACGTTTCGGGTAGTGGAAACGGATGAAGACTTCTTCGAGACCGCGTGA
- a CDS encoding maleylpyruvate isomerase family mycothiol-dependent enzyme, with product MTTTLAFPALLRLIDERSSAFRAAVASAPSLDVQVPTCPEWTLFDLAQHIGEGRRDWAATVAAGPAPAKSAAKGAPAAPREREALQAWLAESTEQLLGALREAGPDRGCWTWWGASQSPQTCGAVARHQLQQFAVHTYDAQVTVGAPEPLPDEVALDGVEEFLSTCIATTSAWPHKPTAFDFHATGGHSWRLTLDGDGARVTRISAPGTTPVVAADEGPNAVGVSVHGTANELVLFVYDRIPADSLQIEGDAGLFDLLRAWEPEE from the coding sequence GTGACAACGACACTTGCGTTCCCCGCTCTGTTGCGACTGATCGACGAACGGTCGAGCGCCTTCCGCGCCGCGGTCGCCTCCGCGCCCAGCCTCGACGTACAGGTGCCCACCTGCCCCGAGTGGACGCTGTTCGATCTGGCGCAGCACATCGGCGAGGGGCGCCGCGACTGGGCCGCCACCGTCGCCGCAGGGCCTGCTCCGGCCAAGTCCGCAGCAAAGGGCGCCCCGGCTGCACCTCGGGAGCGCGAGGCCCTGCAGGCCTGGTTGGCGGAGTCCACGGAGCAACTGCTGGGCGCACTGCGGGAGGCCGGCCCGGATCGCGGTTGCTGGACGTGGTGGGGTGCGTCCCAGTCGCCGCAGACCTGCGGCGCCGTCGCCCGGCACCAGCTCCAGCAGTTCGCGGTGCACACCTACGACGCCCAGGTCACTGTGGGTGCCCCGGAGCCGCTGCCGGATGAGGTGGCACTCGACGGTGTCGAGGAGTTCCTGTCCACCTGCATCGCAACGACGAGTGCCTGGCCGCACAAGCCCACTGCCTTCGACTTCCACGCCACCGGCGGCCACTCCTGGCGCCTCACGCTCGACGGCGACGGCGCACGCGTCACCCGTATCTCCGCGCCCGGCACGACACCTGTCGTCGCTGCCGACGAGGGCCCGAACGCGGTCGGCGTCTCCGTTCACGGCACGGCCAATGAGCTGGTTCTCTTCGTGTACGACCGTATCCCGGCGGACTCCCTGCAGATCGAGGGAGACGCAGGTTTGTTCGACCTGCTCCGCGCGTGGGAGCCGGAGGAGTAG
- a CDS encoding PadR family transcriptional regulator, whose protein sequence is MHSNDAQMLVLTVLADGPLHGYAINTAIEELTGRKLGPGSLYGALSRLEARELIQPADQAAEAQERHRTMQITDAGRDQLRTELQQMARISAAGLRALGITPA, encoded by the coding sequence ATGCACAGCAACGACGCCCAGATGCTCGTGCTCACCGTCCTCGCGGACGGCCCGCTGCACGGATACGCCATCAACACCGCGATCGAAGAACTCACCGGCCGCAAACTCGGCCCCGGCAGTCTCTACGGAGCACTCTCCCGGCTGGAGGCACGCGAACTGATCCAGCCTGCGGACCAGGCGGCAGAAGCCCAAGAACGCCACCGCACCATGCAGATCACGGACGCGGGCCGCGACCAACTGCGCACCGAACTCCAGCAGATGGCCCGCATCTCCGCCGCCGGCCTGCGCGCACTCGGGATCACCCCGGCATGA
- a CDS encoding ABC transporter ATP-binding protein yields the protein MQPPTAREQATPTICARELSKRYGRRQAVSGLGFAVEAGQICALLGPNGAGKTSAMRMLVGLSSPDTGSASILGEPVGLGADVLRRVGVLIDGPAFVPHLTGRANLRLLWSATGQAWPPPALDDALDLAGLGEALDRKAKGYSMGMKQRLMLAQALMRKPDVLILDEPANGLDPGEVRALREYLGESARRGAAVLVSSHQLAEVQQLATHVVVMNHGRLVAAGPMDELLGAAGTYRLQVDDGEKAAAVLRALPGVASATTQRDEIVVTAPGVLSRDLVRALVTEGIGVTSVQQESKSLEEAFLTMTEGAGEHAAR from the coding sequence ATGCAACCGCCCACAGCGCGGGAACAGGCGACACCGACGATCTGCGCCCGCGAGCTGTCCAAACGGTACGGACGCAGGCAGGCCGTCAGCGGGCTCGGCTTCGCCGTGGAAGCCGGCCAGATCTGCGCGCTGCTCGGCCCGAACGGAGCGGGCAAGACCTCCGCGATGCGGATGCTGGTCGGCCTCTCGTCCCCGGACACCGGCAGCGCGAGCATCCTGGGCGAGCCGGTCGGCCTGGGCGCGGACGTGCTGCGCAGGGTCGGCGTTCTCATCGACGGCCCGGCGTTCGTGCCGCACCTCACCGGCCGGGCCAACCTGCGGCTCCTGTGGTCGGCGACCGGGCAGGCATGGCCGCCCCCCGCTCTGGACGACGCGCTGGACCTCGCTGGGCTCGGCGAGGCGCTCGACCGCAAGGCCAAGGGCTATTCGATGGGCATGAAGCAGCGGCTGATGCTGGCCCAGGCCCTGATGCGGAAGCCGGACGTGCTGATCCTGGACGAGCCGGCCAACGGACTGGACCCTGGCGAGGTCCGGGCTCTGCGCGAGTACCTGGGGGAGTCGGCCCGGCGCGGGGCCGCCGTGCTCGTCTCCAGCCACCAGCTCGCCGAGGTGCAGCAACTGGCGACCCATGTCGTCGTGATGAACCACGGCCGGCTGGTCGCCGCAGGACCGATGGACGAACTGCTCGGCGCCGCCGGCACCTACCGCCTCCAGGTGGACGACGGCGAGAAGGCGGCCGCCGTGCTGCGCGCCCTGCCCGGCGTCGCGTCGGCCACGACGCAGCGGGACGAGATCGTCGTCACCGCGCCCGGCGTGCTCTCCCGTGACCTGGTACGCGCGCTGGTCACGGAGGGCATCGGTGTCACGTCCGTGCAGCAGGAGAGCAAGTCCCTGGAAGAGGCGTTCCTGACCATGACCGAAGGAGCCGGCGAGCATGCTGCGCGTTGA
- a CDS encoding ABC transporter permease, producing the protein MLRVELATQLLRIRTLVVLACLAAVPVLSAFSYASEAGHRNGRQTGLFGASPYSALNHAMASMAFIEPLLLPIMVALPAAAIASSDREWGTLRYLYVAPVSRARLLAAKLGALALVTAIATLCVLTAGLLAGVAVYGWHPFHIVGAPNLTGGETATRVLAGTGYCLLCMLSIATIAFALGLLLPRGVEALGAAVAFVIAASLLNGSHALHAVQLVLPVHYWQDWTHLFDPSGTARLSTGIVVQIATIAVATCAAVLVLHRRDPAA; encoded by the coding sequence ATGCTGCGCGTTGAACTGGCCACCCAGCTACTGCGGATCCGCACCCTCGTCGTGCTCGCCTGTCTGGCCGCCGTCCCCGTGCTGTCCGCCTTTTCGTACGCATCCGAGGCGGGGCATCGCAACGGCCGCCAGACCGGCCTGTTCGGGGCCTCCCCCTACTCCGCGCTCAACCACGCCATGGCGAGCATGGCGTTCATCGAACCGCTGCTCCTGCCGATCATGGTGGCTCTGCCGGCCGCCGCGATCGCCTCCTCCGACCGGGAGTGGGGAACCCTGCGCTACCTGTACGTCGCGCCCGTGAGCCGAGCACGCCTGCTGGCGGCCAAGCTCGGAGCCCTGGCCCTGGTGACCGCGATCGCCACCCTGTGTGTGCTGACGGCCGGCCTGCTCGCCGGCGTTGCCGTCTACGGCTGGCACCCGTTCCACATCGTCGGCGCCCCGAATCTCACCGGCGGCGAGACGGCCACCCGGGTCCTGGCGGGGACCGGCTACTGCCTGCTGTGCATGCTGAGCATCGCAACGATCGCGTTCGCACTGGGGCTCCTGCTGCCTCGCGGCGTCGAAGCCCTCGGCGCCGCCGTGGCCTTCGTGATCGCAGCGAGCCTGCTCAACGGCTCGCACGCCCTGCACGCCGTGCAGCTCGTCCTGCCCGTGCACTACTGGCAGGACTGGACCCACCTGTTCGACCCCTCCGGGACCGCCCGCCTCAGCACCGGCATCGTGGTCCAGATCGCCACGATCGCCGTGGCCACCTGCGCCGCCGTCCTCGTGCTCCACCGACGGGACCCCGCGGCATGA
- a CDS encoding IclR family transcriptional regulator domain-containing protein produces MPANPALDADVPAEAGPPDEAVGPLIRGVGVLRRLTEAGGALSPSALERTTGLARSTVDRIAATLAHMGYVRLDGRDVVLTPRVMELGNAYLAALRLPALLGARADALADELDESVSLAVADLDGIRFIHQATRRRALSVSFRIGDLLPAERTAPGALFATEWTEQDRARRRARRAADPQDAAFPAVPPRRIPADEAAFTQRVERARRDGWALDDQLIEPGLVAVSVPVRDPQTGRPACVASVVSHTSRHSAADLRTSLLPRLRTAVAAMESDLRTAPAPEPGPPPSGLATWTTASKHQLGRDFVESLARGLTVLTAFGAGRSALPLTEVARATGLSRATARRALLTHEHLGLVSAGPDRAFTLTPRVLDLGFPPLSRTTLPRLAEPHLRALADALHEPTALAVLTPDGTEIQYTAGAGAGRVLTVHITVGARLPAAATSLGRVLLADRSPAFPEARAQGYALADEELESGLRSIAVPVRDRTGRAVAAVCVATHAARRTLESCVQDLLPELRRTTDHIQTDLHTASRFTPVPPT; encoded by the coding sequence ATGCCCGCGAATCCCGCACTGGATGCCGACGTCCCTGCCGAGGCCGGGCCGCCGGACGAGGCGGTCGGGCCGCTGATCCGCGGTGTCGGTGTGCTGAGGCGGCTGACCGAGGCCGGCGGCGCGCTGAGCCCGAGCGCGCTGGAGCGGACCACCGGGCTCGCGCGCTCCACAGTCGACCGGATCGCCGCGACCCTGGCCCACATGGGCTACGTCCGCCTCGACGGCCGGGACGTCGTCCTCACCCCGCGTGTGATGGAGCTGGGCAATGCCTATCTGGCCGCCCTGCGCCTGCCCGCGCTGCTCGGCGCACGCGCCGACGCCCTCGCCGACGAACTGGACGAGTCGGTGTCCCTCGCGGTCGCCGACCTGGACGGAATCCGCTTCATCCACCAGGCCACCCGTCGCCGCGCACTGTCCGTGAGCTTCCGCATCGGCGACCTGCTGCCCGCCGAACGCACCGCACCCGGAGCGCTGTTCGCGACCGAGTGGACCGAGCAGGACCGGGCCCGCAGGCGGGCGCGCCGGGCCGCGGACCCGCAGGACGCCGCCTTCCCCGCCGTACCGCCCCGGCGGATACCCGCGGACGAGGCCGCTTTCACGCAGCGGGTGGAGCGGGCACGCCGGGACGGCTGGGCACTGGACGACCAGCTGATCGAACCGGGCCTGGTCGCGGTCTCCGTACCGGTCCGGGACCCGCAGACCGGCCGTCCGGCGTGCGTGGCCAGCGTGGTCAGTCACACCAGCCGGCACTCGGCGGCCGACCTGCGCACCAGCCTCCTGCCCCGGCTGCGTACGGCGGTGGCGGCGATGGAGTCGGACCTGCGCACGGCCCCCGCGCCCGAGCCCGGCCCGCCGCCCTCGGGCCTGGCGACCTGGACGACGGCGTCCAAGCACCAGCTGGGCCGCGACTTCGTGGAGTCACTGGCCCGGGGTCTGACGGTGCTGACCGCCTTCGGCGCGGGCCGCTCGGCGCTGCCGCTGACCGAGGTGGCACGGGCGACCGGACTGTCCCGGGCCACGGCCCGCCGCGCCCTGCTCACCCATGAACACCTGGGCCTCGTGTCCGCCGGTCCCGACCGCGCCTTCACTCTCACCCCCCGCGTCCTGGACCTGGGCTTCCCTCCCCTGTCCCGCACCACGCTCCCCCGCCTTGCCGAGCCCCACCTGCGCGCTCTGGCGGACGCGTTGCACGAGCCGACGGCGCTGGCGGTCCTCACCCCCGACGGCACGGAGATCCAGTACACGGCAGGGGCGGGCGCGGGCCGCGTCCTCACGGTCCACATCACGGTCGGCGCCCGCCTCCCCGCCGCCGCGACCTCCCTGGGCCGCGTCCTCCTGGCGGACCGCTCGCCCGCCTTCCCGGAGGCCCGCGCGCAGGGCTACGCCCTGGCCGACGAGGAGTTGGAATCAGGCCTGCGCTCCATCGCCGTACCAGTACGAGACCGCACCGGCCGCGCTGTCGCCGCGGTATGCGTGGCCACCCACGCGGCCCGCCGCACCCTGGAGTCCTGCGTACAGGACCTCCTCCCGGAGCTGCGCCGGACCACCGACCACATCCAGACCGACCTCCACACGGCCTCCCGCTTCACCCCCGTCCCCCCAACCTGA
- a CDS encoding M6 family metalloprotease domain-containing protein yields MAALAAVTALTLAVSTSAGTGHLAAPTTAGPGGLARSPLAPCMIHGSNDVQMTEGIPTPHGYSRSTGTVHALTVMIDFSDAPGQGSAMDRFHEFFPQTQEWFRTASYGRLDYVPETPITGWLRMPKPFKGYGIERGAPFDPGYRQLVQDIVAAADGNVDFRSYDLLNVLVTPNAGPSALDTVLSVTFAGNGDAPVADGVPVANASFIYSRQDDGSGSYGRTGYRVLPHENGHTFGLPDLYTQDGGGAVGHWDIMSEDWGAGNDLLGWHKWKLGWLDAAQVSCAVLSGSADYTLTPLSRKGGEKLVFVPTGSHSGYALELHTQDGNDEAVCRPGILIYKVDATVDTGRGPITVYDARPHSGGCTRSPNVQTELSDAPFSLGETFKDPRAGITVQVLDTDTEGNYRVRVTRR; encoded by the coding sequence GTGGCCGCTCTCGCCGCGGTGACCGCGCTGACCCTCGCGGTCAGCACCTCGGCCGGGACCGGGCACCTGGCGGCGCCCACCACCGCCGGGCCGGGCGGCCTGGCCCGCTCCCCCCTCGCACCCTGCATGATCCACGGCAGCAACGACGTGCAGATGACCGAAGGCATCCCCACCCCGCACGGCTACTCCCGCTCCACGGGCACGGTGCACGCCCTGACCGTGATGATCGACTTCTCCGACGCACCGGGCCAGGGCAGTGCGATGGACCGCTTCCACGAGTTCTTCCCGCAGACCCAGGAGTGGTTCCGCACCGCCTCGTACGGCCGGCTCGACTACGTGCCGGAGACCCCGATCACCGGCTGGCTGCGGATGCCAAAGCCCTTCAAGGGGTACGGCATAGAGCGCGGCGCGCCCTTCGATCCCGGCTACCGGCAACTGGTGCAGGACATCGTGGCCGCGGCCGACGGCAACGTGGACTTCCGCTCGTACGACCTGCTCAACGTGCTGGTCACTCCGAACGCCGGCCCGTCCGCCCTGGACACGGTGCTGTCCGTGACCTTCGCCGGGAACGGTGACGCCCCGGTCGCCGACGGCGTCCCTGTCGCCAACGCGTCCTTCATCTACTCCCGCCAGGACGACGGCTCCGGCTCCTACGGCCGCACCGGCTACCGGGTGCTGCCGCACGAGAACGGTCACACCTTCGGCCTGCCCGACCTGTACACGCAGGACGGCGGCGGCGCGGTCGGGCACTGGGACATCATGAGCGAGGACTGGGGGGCCGGCAACGATCTGCTCGGCTGGCACAAGTGGAAGCTGGGCTGGCTGGACGCCGCGCAGGTCAGCTGCGCGGTGCTGTCCGGCAGTGCCGACTACACGCTGACGCCGCTGTCGCGGAAGGGCGGCGAGAAGCTGGTGTTCGTGCCGACCGGCTCACACAGCGGGTACGCGCTGGAACTGCACACCCAGGACGGCAACGACGAGGCGGTGTGCCGACCGGGCATCCTGATCTACAAGGTCGACGCGACGGTGGACACCGGCCGCGGACCGATCACGGTGTACGACGCCCGCCCCCACAGCGGCGGCTGCACCCGCAGCCCCAACGTCCAGACAGAACTCTCCGACGCTCCCTTCTCCCTCGGCGAGACCTTCAAGGACCCTCGAGCCGGCATCACGGTCCAGGTACTCGACACGGACACGGAGGGGAATTACCGGGTGCGGGTGACACGGAGGTAG
- a CDS encoding TetR/AcrR family transcriptional regulator, with translation MPTATTPAPRKVPRPRADAVRNRERIVTAAREMFVEYGPHVPLDDIARRAGVGNATVYRNFPDREALVREVVCSVMDRTAEAAEVALAETGDAFAALERFVHASADERISALCPMISSTFDQHHPDLEASRERVEQLIEEVMGRARAVGQLRPDVGVGDVMIAVAQLSRPPAGTDCLHGDRFVHRHLQLFLDGLRAPARSTLPGEAVSIKELRKP, from the coding sequence GTGCCGACCGCAACCACCCCCGCGCCGCGCAAGGTGCCCCGGCCCCGGGCCGACGCCGTGCGCAACCGGGAGCGGATCGTCACCGCCGCCCGGGAGATGTTCGTCGAGTACGGCCCGCACGTGCCGCTGGACGACATCGCCCGCCGGGCCGGCGTCGGCAACGCCACGGTGTACCGCAACTTCCCCGACCGCGAGGCCCTCGTCCGCGAGGTCGTCTGCTCCGTCATGGACCGTACGGCCGAGGCGGCCGAGGTGGCCCTCGCCGAGACCGGGGACGCCTTCGCCGCGCTGGAGCGCTTCGTGCACGCCTCCGCCGACGAGCGGATCAGCGCGCTGTGCCCGATGATCTCCAGCACCTTCGACCAGCACCACCCCGACCTGGAGGCCTCCCGCGAGCGCGTCGAGCAGCTCATCGAGGAGGTCATGGGCCGGGCCAGGGCGGTCGGGCAGCTCCGGCCGGACGTGGGCGTCGGCGATGTGATGATCGCCGTGGCGCAGCTGAGCCGGCCCCCGGCCGGCACGGACTGTCTGCACGGCGACCGGTTCGTCCACCGCCATCTCCAGCTGTTCCTCGACGGCCTGCGGGCACCCGCCCGCTCCACCCTGCCGGGGGAGGCCGTGAGCATCAAGGAGCTGCGCAAGCCCTGA